ATTACAGACTTTACGCGTGAGGCGGAATGCTGAGATGGTAATAAGGGCGTAAACAATACGTCTCGAAAAAAAGAGTAGGAGGTAAGTAAAAGATGGCAAAAGAAATGAAAACGATGGACGGAAATACCGCAGCGGCCCATGTTGCATATGCATTTACGGAAGTTGCGGCTATATTTCCGATCACCCCTTCCTCTCCTATGGCCGAATTGGTAGACTATTGGTCAGCAAAGGGAAGAAAAAACGTCTTTGGTCAAAGGGTAAAAGTCGTAGAAATGCAATCTGAAGGGGGCGCCTCTGGAGCTGTTCACGGTTCCCTTGCAGCGGGAGCTTTAACAACAACGTTCACGGCTTCGCAGGGATTGCTCTTGATGATTCCTAACATGTACAAAATAGCAGGAGAACTTTTGCCTGGGGTATTCCATGTGGCGGCTCGTTCAATAGCCGGACATGCCCTATCGATATTCGGCGATCATTCAGATGTCATGGCAACTCGCCAAACGGGTTTTGCGCTCTTGGCCTCTGGAAGTGTTCAGGAAGTCATGGATCTTGGAAGCATAGCCCATCTTTCGGCTATAAAATCACGCATTCCATTCTTGCATTTCTTCGATGGATTCAGAACATCTCACGAAGTACAAAAAATAGAGGTTTTGGATTACGATGATCTGGCAAAGCTTTTGGATTACGATGCTGTCAAGGCGTTCAAGGATAGAGCTTTGAACCCAGAGCATCCAAAGACGATGGGGACTGCTCAAAATCCGGATATCTATTTCCAAGCAAAAGAATCCGCCAACAGATTCTACGAAGCCACGCCGGATATAGTTGCGGAATACATGAAAGAGATATCTAAATTGACTGGCAGAGAGTACAAACCATTTAACTACTATGGGGATCCAGAAGCTGAAAGGGTAATCGTTGCCATGGGTTCTGTAACGGAAACTGCCGAAGAAACCGTCGATTACCTCATGAAAAAAGGAGAAAAGGTTGGACTCATAAAGGTTCATCTTTACAGACCTTTCTCTGAAAAATACTTCTTTGACGTCTTACCAAAAACCGTCAAAGTCATAGGTGTACTTGACAGGACAAAAGAACCAGGTTCTCTTGGCGAACCTCTGTACGAAGATGTACGTACGATGTTCTATGGAAAGGAAAATGCACCTGTCATCGTTGGAGGTCGCTACGGATTGAGTTCAAAAGATACGACACCATCTCAGATAAATGCCGTATTTGAGAATTTGAGAAATTCCACTCCAAAGGATCATTTCACGATAGGCATAATTGACGACGTGACACACACATCATTGGAAGTAAAAGAAGAGATATCCACAGAGGATCCAGAAACGATCAGATGCAAATTCTGGGGATTCGGTTCTGATGGAACGGTGGGTGCTAACAAACAGGCGATAAAGATCATAGGTGATAACACCGATTTCTACGCCCAGGGATACTTCTCTTACGATTCTAAGAAATCAGGAGGCGTTACCGTCTCTCACCTTAGATTTGGTAAAAATCCTATCAGATCTACCTATCTTATAAACACCGCCGATTACATAGCCTGTCACAAACAGTCTTACGTTTACAGATACGACGTACTTAGCGGTTTGAAAAAGGGTGGCACGTTTGTTTTAAACACGAATTGGTCGGAAAAAGATCTGGACACCTATTTGCCCGCAAAGATGAAGAAGTACATCGCCGAAAACGATATAAACTTCTACATCATAGATGCCACTAAGATAGCGATGGAAATAGGACTTGGAACAAGGATAAATATGATAATGCAATCCGCATTCTTTAAACTTGCCAACGTCATTCCGATAGATGACGCTGTCAAATATCTCAAAGATGCCATTCAAAAGACATACGGAAGAAAAGGTGAAGACGTTGTCAAGATGAATTACGAAGCCGTTGACCGTGGAATAAACGCTTTGGTCAAAGTGAACGTTCCATCTTCCTGGAAGAACGCAGAAGAGAAGAAACAAGAAACGGCAGACGAAGACAAACCGGAGTTCGTCAAGAACGTTGCCGATGTTATAAACAGGCTTGAAGGAGACAAATTGCCAGTTTCCACGTTTGTTGGAAGAGAAAATGGAGAATTTCCAAACGGTTTGGCCGCTTATGAAAAACGTGGCGTCGCTGTTATGGTACCGGAGTGGGATGTTAGCAAATGTATCCAATGTAACATGTGTGCGTTTGCTTGTCCTCACGCTGTCATAAGACCATTCCTTCTGAACGAAGAAGAAGCTGCAAAAGCTCCGGCAGATTTCGTTACCAAGAAAGCTCTGGGTAAGGGAATGGAAAACCTACAGTACAGGATACAAGTTTCCCCTCTCGATTGTACTGGCTGTGGAGTTTGTGTGGATGTCTGTCCGGCACCCGGAAAAGCTCTTACCATGAAACC
This DNA window, taken from Mesoaciditoga lauensis cd-1655R = DSM 25116, encodes the following:
- the nifJ gene encoding pyruvate:ferredoxin (flavodoxin) oxidoreductase — protein: MAKEMKTMDGNTAAAHVAYAFTEVAAIFPITPSSPMAELVDYWSAKGRKNVFGQRVKVVEMQSEGGASGAVHGSLAAGALTTTFTASQGLLLMIPNMYKIAGELLPGVFHVAARSIAGHALSIFGDHSDVMATRQTGFALLASGSVQEVMDLGSIAHLSAIKSRIPFLHFFDGFRTSHEVQKIEVLDYDDLAKLLDYDAVKAFKDRALNPEHPKTMGTAQNPDIYFQAKESANRFYEATPDIVAEYMKEISKLTGREYKPFNYYGDPEAERVIVAMGSVTETAEETVDYLMKKGEKVGLIKVHLYRPFSEKYFFDVLPKTVKVIGVLDRTKEPGSLGEPLYEDVRTMFYGKENAPVIVGGRYGLSSKDTTPSQINAVFENLRNSTPKDHFTIGIIDDVTHTSLEVKEEISTEDPETIRCKFWGFGSDGTVGANKQAIKIIGDNTDFYAQGYFSYDSKKSGGVTVSHLRFGKNPIRSTYLINTADYIACHKQSYVYRYDVLSGLKKGGTFVLNTNWSEKDLDTYLPAKMKKYIAENDINFYIIDATKIAMEIGLGTRINMIMQSAFFKLANVIPIDDAVKYLKDAIQKTYGRKGEDVVKMNYEAVDRGINALVKVNVPSSWKNAEEKKQETADEDKPEFVKNVADVINRLEGDKLPVSTFVGRENGEFPNGLAAYEKRGVAVMVPEWDVSKCIQCNMCAFACPHAVIRPFLLNEEEAAKAPADFVTKKALGKGMENLQYRIQVSPLDCTGCGVCVDVCPAPGKALTMKPLETQEKEIENWNFAIKEVSEKKPMPVETVKGSQFSKPLMEFSGACAGCGETPYVKLATQLFGDRMIIANATGCSSIWGASAPSTPYTVNSQGYGPAWANSLFEDNAEYGLGMAIAVRQIRDRLEELMKELLTLDIPQDMKAPFEAWIKGREDANASKAATLEILKVLDKDVQNSRAKEILRMIKERKDMLIKKSIWAIGGDGWAYDIGYGGLDHVLASGEDINVLVLDTEVYSNTGGQSSKATPEAAIAKFAASGKKTKKKDLGLMAMAYGYVYVAQVAMGADNNQLVKAMTEAEKYHGPSLIIAYAPCIAHGIKAGMNKTQEQEKRAVKAGYWHLYRYNPLLKEEGKNPFILDSKEPTESFRDFLMSEVRFASLKLEFPDEAEELYQKAEKDARERYETYKRLASM